From the genome of Malus domestica chromosome 04, GDT2T_hap1, one region includes:
- the LOC114824328 gene encoding protein FAR1-RELATED SEQUENCE 5-like isoform X3 — MEFESEDAAKIFYDEYARHVGFVMRVMSCRRSERDGRILARRLGCNKEGHCVSIRGKFGPVRKPRASTREGCKAMIHVKYDKSSKWVITKFIKDHNHPLVVSPREARQTLDEKDKKIQELTAELRNKKRLCTTYQEQLTAFTEIVEEYNEQLSKKVQNVKSNIKEFEAIDQELSQHR, encoded by the exons ATGGAATTCGAATCTGAAGATGCTGCCAAGATATTTTATGATGAGTATGCACGGCATGTTGGATTTGTCATGCGTGTGATGTCATGTCGTCGGTCTGAAAGAGATGGTAGGATTCTTGCTCGTCGACTTGGGTGTAATAAGGAGGGACACTGTGTTAGTATTCGAGGTAAATTTGGGCCGGTTCGAAAACCACGAGCAAGTACAAGGGAAGGTTGCAAGGCAATGATTCACGTAAAGTATGATAAATCCAGTAAATGGGTGATTACAAAATTCATAAAGGATCATAATCATCCACTAGTGGTGTCCCCACGTGAAGCTCGTCAAACCTTG GATGAGAAGGATAagaaaattcaagaattaaCTGCAGAGCTTCGGAACAAGAAACGGCTGTGCACTACATATCAGGAACAGCTAACGGCATTTACTGAGATCGTTGAAGAGTATAATGAACAGCTATCCAAGAAAGTTCAAAATGTAAAGAGCAATATTAAAGAATTTGAGGCCATAGATCAGGAGCTTTCACAGCATAGATAG
- the LOC114824329 gene encoding uncharacterized CRM domain-containing protein At3g25440, chloroplastic, with product MARAVFSAAVRRASSVLKSPSKPHSLRSGFPTQEPIFIATKHLPLPNPLNPSWVFRNLSHGSVNLVISQGKPKFEMHEIDPPKKEKWLTKKRLKQQRMREKQERRAANRKDPRRLGIQRKKKGQKFANAEGRIKYKLEKARIKEALLIERLKRYEIPKVQGPEVQPDDLTGEERFYMKKMAQKKSNYAPIGKRGIFGGVILNMHMHWKKHETVKVICKPCKPGQVHEYAQEIARLSGGIPIQIVGDDTIVFYRGKNYVMPKVMSPTNTLSKKKALEKFKYEQSLETVRHFIAVAEKELELYYRHIALYGDPNDRNPISILDSPTKETKESGELEKQKVDSTSDFFSASLSEIDTGSSISELSECEDSEDDNLSINESDSEDHNVINK from the exons ATGGCAAGAGCTGTGTTTTCGGCTGCTGTTCGCAGAGCTTCTTCGGTTCTCAAATCGCCTTCCAAACCCCACTCTCtaag GTCAGGTTTTCCAACCCAAGAACCAATTTTCATTGCAACCAAACACTTGCCTCTGCCAAATCCTCTAAACCCATCATGGGTTTTCAGAAACTTGAGCCATGGGTCGGTGAATTTGGTGATATCACAGGGGAAACCCAAGTTCGAGATGCACGAAATCGATCCACCAAAAAAGGAGAAGTGGTTGACCAAGAAGAGGTTGAAGCAACAGAGAATGAGAGAAAAGCAGGAGAGAAGAGCCGCCAATAGGAAGGATCCACGTCGGCTCGGCATTCAGAGGAAAAAGAAAGGGCAGAAGTTTGCTAATGCTGAGGGGAGAATCAAGTACAAGCTTGAAAAG GCTAGAATAAAGGAAGCTTTGCTGATTGAAAGACTTAAGAGGTATGAAATTCCAAAAGTCCAGGGTCCTGAGGTACAACCAGATGACCTGACAGGTGAGGAGCGGTTTTATATGAAGAAAATGGCTCAAAAGAAGTCTAATTATGCACCAATTGGAAAACGAGGAATTTTCGGGGGCGTTATTCTTAACATGCATATGCATTGGAAAAAACATGAAACCGTCAAGGTGATTTGCAAGCCatgtaaacctggccaagtacATGAATATGCCCAGGAAATTGCTAGACTGAGTGGCGGGATCCCAATTCAAATAGTTGGAGATGACACCATAGTATTCTATCGAGGAAAGAACTACGTCATGCCAAAAGTTATGTCACCCACAAATACTTTGTCCAAGAAAAAG GCACTGGAAAAGTTTAAGTACGAGCAATCCCTCGAGACTGTGCGGCACTTCATTGCTGTTGCTGAGAAGGAACTGGAGCTGTATTACAGACATATTGCGCTTTATGGTGACCCAAATGACAGAAATCCCATTTCAATCTTGGATAGTCCAACAAAAGAGACCAAGGAATCAGGGGAACTTGAAAAGCAAAAGGTAGATTCCACAAGTGATTTCTTTTCCGCGAGTCTTTCAGAGATAGACACAGGTTCCTCAATCTCAGAGCTATCAGAATGTGAGGATTCTGAAGATGACAACCTATCAATAAACGAATCAGATTCTGAAGATCACAACGTTATCAATAAATGA
- the LOC114824330 gene encoding protein FAR1-RELATED SEQUENCE 5-like → MEFALDGDVDGEVVGSSAEMELSRAADENETGGSSVEGAFQLGLDDKINVDSPGGDIIPEAVPVVSVVSADEPYVGQEFETEAAAHAFYNAYATHVGFIIRVSKLSRSRRDGSAIGRALVCNKEGYRMPDKREKIVRQRAETRVGCRAMILVRKVTSGKWVVTKFVKEHTHPLTPGKGRRDCIYDQYPNEHDKIRELSQQLAIEKKRAVTYKRHLELIFEHIEEHNESLSKKIQHIVDSVKEIEGKELQGHR, encoded by the exons A TGGAATTTGCACTTGATGGTGATGTTGATGGCGAGGTGGTGGGGAGTTCTGCTGAGATGGAACTTAGTAGAGCAGCTGATGAAAATGAAACCGGCGGTAGTTCTGTTGAAGGGGCATTCCAGTTGGGCCTGGATGATAAAATAAATGTAGATTCTCCCGGAGGGGATATAATTCCAGAAGCAGTTCCTGTAGTATCGGTGGTTTCCGCAGATGAGCCATATGTTGGTCAAGAGTTTGAAACTGAAGCAGCTGCTCATGCATTTTATAATGCATATGCCACACATGTGGGATTCATAATTCGTGTAAGCAAGCTCTCTCGATCAAGGCGCGATGGATCTGCCATTGGTCGTGCACTTGTTTGTAACAAAGAGGGTTATAGAATGCCTGACAAACGTGAAAAAATTGTAAGGCAAAGAGCCGAGACCAGGGTTGGTTGCAGAGCAATGATTTTGGTGAGGAAAGTAACTTCTGGGAAATGGGTTGTCACAAAATTTGTAAAGGAGCACACTCATCCTTTGACACCTGGGAAAGGTCGAAGGGATTGCATTTATGATCAATATCCG AATGAGCATGACAAGATTCGGGAATTATCTCAGCAGTTGGCCATAGAGAAAAAGCGTGCTGTGACCTATAAAAGACATCTGGAACTAATTTTTGAGCACATTGAAGAACACAACGAGAGCCTATCAAAAAAGATCCAACACATAGTAGACAGTGTGAAGGAGATTGAAGGCAAAGAACTGCAAGGACACAGATAA
- the LOC103432733 gene encoding protein FAR1-RELATED SEQUENCE 6-like: MDHESNHGFDSDESDLDVHAETYEHNEGIQGVLPENLDLCVDEKEETEEQSADLPMNVEALEPYIGMEFNSRDEAREFYVAYGRRSGFTVRIHHNRRSRVNNQIIGQDFVCSKEGFRAKKYVHRKDRVLPPPPVTREGCQAMIRLALRDGPKWVVTKFVKEHNHKLMSPSKVPWRGSGKHLASEDEKDKRIRELSLELYNERQKCKRRCAAYEEQLNMILKDLEKHTEHMSKKVSDTVQSIKEIEEEQSEDSDSGWS; encoded by the exons ATGGATCACGAATCTAATCATGGATTTGATTCAGATGAGAGTGACCTAGATGTGCATGCTGAAACCTATGAACATAATGAAGGGATACAAGGTGTGCTTCCTGAGAATTTGGACTTGTGTGTAGATGAAAAAGAGGAGACAGAAGAACAATCAGCTGATCTACCTATGAACGTAGAAGCTTTAGAACCGTATATAGGCATGGAGTTCAACTCAAGAGATGAAGCTAGAGAATTTTATGTTGCATATGGCAGACGCTCCGGTTTCACCGTACGGATACACCACAATCGTCGTTCACGAGTAAATAATCAGATTATTGGTCAAGATTTTGTTTGCTCAAAAGAAGGCTTTCGAGCAAAAAAGTATGTGCACAGAAAAGACAGAGTTCTTCCTCCACCCCCAGTAACCCGTGAGGGCTGTCAAGCTATGATAAGGCTAGCTCTAAGAGATGGACCGAAGTGGGTAGTCACAAAATTTGTTAAAGAGCATAATCACAAACTAATGAGTCCCAGCAAGGTTCCATGGCGGGGATCAGGAAAGCACTTAGCAAGTGAG GATGAGAAGGATAAAAGAATCCGAGAGCTGTCCCTTGAGCTGTACAACGAGAGGCAAAAATGTAAGCGACGTTGTGCTGCATATGAAGAACAGCTAAATATGATCTTGAAAGATTTGGAAAAACACACAGAGCACATGTCAAAAAAAGTTTCGGATACAGTTCAGAGCATAAAAGAAATTGAGGAGGAACAATCAGAGGACTCGGATAGCGGATGGAGTTAA
- the LOC114824328 gene encoding protein FAR1-RELATED SEQUENCE 5-like isoform X2 → MDSDGDIALESSDAQELIAYDDDSIVEPYEGMEFESEDAAKIFYDEYARHVGFVMRVMSCRRSERDGRILARRLGCNKEGHCVSIRGKFGPVRKPRASTREGCKAMIHVKYDKSSKWVITKFIKDHNHPLVVSPREARQTLDEKDKKIQELTAELRNKKRLCTTYQEQLTAFTEIVEEYNEQLSKKVQNVKSNIKEFEAIDQELSQHR, encoded by the exons A TGGATTCGGATGGGGATATAGCATTGGAGAGTTCTGACGCGCAGGAACTGATTGCATATGACGACGATTCCATTGTAGAACCATATGAGGGTATGGAATTCGAATCTGAAGATGCTGCCAAGATATTTTATGATGAGTATGCACGGCATGTTGGATTTGTCATGCGTGTGATGTCATGTCGTCGGTCTGAAAGAGATGGTAGGATTCTTGCTCGTCGACTTGGGTGTAATAAGGAGGGACACTGTGTTAGTATTCGAGGTAAATTTGGGCCGGTTCGAAAACCACGAGCAAGTACAAGGGAAGGTTGCAAGGCAATGATTCACGTAAAGTATGATAAATCCAGTAAATGGGTGATTACAAAATTCATAAAGGATCATAATCATCCACTAGTGGTGTCCCCACGTGAAGCTCGTCAAACCTTG GATGAGAAGGATAagaaaattcaagaattaaCTGCAGAGCTTCGGAACAAGAAACGGCTGTGCACTACATATCAGGAACAGCTAACGGCATTTACTGAGATCGTTGAAGAGTATAATGAACAGCTATCCAAGAAAGTTCAAAATGTAAAGAGCAATATTAAAGAATTTGAGGCCATAGATCAGGAGCTTTCACAGCATAGATAG
- the LOC114824328 gene encoding protein FAR1-RELATED SEQUENCE 5-like isoform X1 produces MVDSDGDIALESSDAQELIAYDDDSIVEPYEGMEFESEDAAKIFYDEYARHVGFVMRVMSCRRSERDGRILARRLGCNKEGHCVSIRGKFGPVRKPRASTREGCKAMIHVKYDKSSKWVITKFIKDHNHPLVVSPREARQTLDEKDKKIQELTAELRNKKRLCTTYQEQLTAFTEIVEEYNEQLSKKVQNVKSNIKEFEAIDQELSQHR; encoded by the exons ATGG TGGATTCGGATGGGGATATAGCATTGGAGAGTTCTGACGCGCAGGAACTGATTGCATATGACGACGATTCCATTGTAGAACCATATGAGGGTATGGAATTCGAATCTGAAGATGCTGCCAAGATATTTTATGATGAGTATGCACGGCATGTTGGATTTGTCATGCGTGTGATGTCATGTCGTCGGTCTGAAAGAGATGGTAGGATTCTTGCTCGTCGACTTGGGTGTAATAAGGAGGGACACTGTGTTAGTATTCGAGGTAAATTTGGGCCGGTTCGAAAACCACGAGCAAGTACAAGGGAAGGTTGCAAGGCAATGATTCACGTAAAGTATGATAAATCCAGTAAATGGGTGATTACAAAATTCATAAAGGATCATAATCATCCACTAGTGGTGTCCCCACGTGAAGCTCGTCAAACCTTG GATGAGAAGGATAagaaaattcaagaattaaCTGCAGAGCTTCGGAACAAGAAACGGCTGTGCACTACATATCAGGAACAGCTAACGGCATTTACTGAGATCGTTGAAGAGTATAATGAACAGCTATCCAAGAAAGTTCAAAATGTAAAGAGCAATATTAAAGAATTTGAGGCCATAGATCAGGAGCTTTCACAGCATAGATAG
- the LOC103432732 gene encoding protein FAR1-RELATED SEQUENCE 5-like produces the protein MEVQMDDLNGTVETSAGGESNNIEVGPCQEPYEGMLFESEEAAKVFYDDYARRVGFVTRVLSSRKSERDGSIISRGLGCRGVSENRRKVMQKECGEGEVCPAMVLLKQEMPGRWVIKKFLGDHNHLLVIQSPKIRRTLDEKDKKIQELSAELRVKKRLSAAYRDQLLAFIKDIEDHNAHLSTKVQSVSNKLKELEAKTVV, from the exons A TGGAGGTGCaaatggatgatttgaatgggACAGTCGAAACTTCTGCAGGAGGGGAATCAAATAATATTGAAGTTGGCCCATGTCAAGAACCATATGAGGGTATGCTTTTTGAATCAGAAGAAGCTGCCAAAGTATTCTATGATGATTATGCCAGGCGTGTTGGATTTGTGACCCGTGTTTTGTCATCCCGGAAGTCTGAGCGTGATGGGTCAATAATCTCTCGTGGACTTGGATGCAGAGGGGTCTCTGAGAATCGTAGAAAAGTAATGCAGAAGGAGTGTGGAGAAGGAGAAGTTTGTCCAGCCATGGTCTTGTTGAAACAAGAGATGCCTGGAAGATGGGTTATCAAGAAATTTTTGGGGGACCATAATCATCTGTTAGTGATTCAATCACCAAAGATCCGCAGAACGCTT GATGAGAAAGATAAGAAAATCCAGGAGTTATCTGCAGAGCTACGAGTTAAGAAGCGGTTAAGTGCAGCGTATAGAGATCAGCTACTTGCCTTTATCAAGGATATTGAAGACCACAACGCGCACCTTTCAACAAAAGTTCAATCGGTTTCTAACAAGCTAAAAGAGCTTGAAGCTAAAACAGTTGTGTGA